In one window of Lewinella sp. 4G2 DNA:
- a CDS encoding sugar phosphate isomerase/epimerase, producing MLPKKYPLGLQLYGVRDDMASDPIATLDALQRMGYQHFEVYGLDADRSYIYGHPCRTFRDILHDRGLRATSGHFSFHEYLDGPEVRFWQFVDRVIAAALDLELDYITWPTLAPAQRNAATIRRLPNLFNRIGERARDAGLGFAFHNNGYEFFDYGGVVAYDLVLRETDPALVRLQLDMYWVLHAGVTTPKAIVEAHPGRFVMWHLKDMHPVSRDYTEFGTGTIDYPAVLPDPELAGLQHCYLEQGGNFAESALRSAAVGAGYYFGGNPSPPAPLQGRGVT from the coding sequence ATGCTTCCCAAAAAATACCCCCTGGGCCTCCAACTCTACGGTGTGCGGGATGACATGGCCAGTGACCCCATCGCTACCCTCGACGCGCTTCAGAGAATGGGCTATCAACACTTCGAAGTATACGGCCTCGACGCGGACCGCTCCTACATTTACGGTCACCCCTGCCGCACTTTTCGGGACATCCTCCACGATCGCGGGCTGCGCGCCACCAGTGGCCACTTCAGCTTTCATGAGTATCTGGACGGGCCAGAAGTTCGCTTCTGGCAATTCGTCGACCGGGTGATCGCCGCCGCCCTGGATTTGGAGCTGGACTACATCACCTGGCCCACGCTTGCCCCGGCGCAACGCAACGCGGCGACCATCCGCCGTCTTCCGAACCTGTTCAACCGCATCGGCGAACGGGCGCGGGATGCTGGGCTCGGTTTCGCTTTTCACAATAACGGGTACGAGTTCTTCGACTACGGTGGGGTGGTGGCCTACGACCTCGTCCTGCGAGAAACCGACCCGGCGCTCGTCCGGCTCCAATTGGATATGTACTGGGTCCTGCACGCCGGGGTGACGACGCCCAAAGCCATCGTGGAGGCCCACCCCGGCCGCTTCGTGATGTGGCACCTCAAAGACATGCACCCCGTTTCGCGAGACTACACTGAATTCGGCACTGGCACCATCGACTACCCCGCCGTGCTACCCGACCCGGAGTTGGCCGGTTTGCAGCATTGTTATTTGGAGCAAGGGGGGAATTTTGCGGAGAGTGCGTTGCGGAGTGCGGCGGTGGGGGCTGGGTATTATTTTGGTGGGAATCCCTCTCCCCCGGCCCCTCTCCAGGGGAGAGGG